In Thermus aquaticus, the sequence GCCCCGTCCAGGGGCGGGACGGGGAAAAGGTAGATGGCGGCGTGGAGGAGCATGAGGCGCTGGGCCACCAGAAGCCCCTCCCCAAAGGGATAGGGCAGGAAGCGGGCCAAAAGGCCATAGAGGAAGGCGGCGAAGAAGAAGCCCAAAGGCCCCATGAAGGCCACCATGGCCCCTTTCCACCCCGGCAGGTTGGTGGGCACAAAGCGGGGCCAGCCAAAGCCCAGAAGGAGAAGGAGCACCAGGCCCAAAGGCTCCAGGTGGACCCTTAGGTCCAGGGAGAGGAAGCCGTAGCGCCTGGGGGCGGTTTCCCCATAGCGGTCCGCCAGGTAGGCCTGGAAGAGGTTGTGGAGTACAAGCCCCAGGGCGGCCAAGGCGAAGGCCACCAGGAAGACCGGGGGGTCATTCAGGAGAGGGAAGAGTCCCATCGCCCACCAGTCTACGGGCTAGGGCCAGCTCCTCCTCAAAGGTCCGCACCTCGCCCCTGGCCCGGGCCTCGGCCACCCGCCTCAGGATCTCCCCGATCTTTGGCCCGGGCTGCAGGCCCATCTCCAGAAGGTCCCTCCCCATGAGGACCCTGGGCCTTTCCGCAAGCCAGGCCTCCTTCTCCGGGAAGAGGGCCAGGAAGGCGCTCCTAAGGGGCTCCTTCTCCAAGGCCTCCCGATCGGCCTCTCCCCTACCCGCCCTGAGGAGTAGGGCAAGCCCCTCCCTGAGGCACCTGGGGAGGGCCAGGGCCTGGGCCCTTTCCATGGGGTCCTCCTGGAAGTAGAGGAGGAGGAGAAGCCTGGCCTCCACCAGGGCCTTCCCCTCCCCCTTGAGCCTGGCGAAGGGCTCCTTGGGGGGCAGGCGGAGGCGGTAGAGGGGGTAGAGGGCGGAAAGCGCCTCCAGCAGGGTCAGGGCCTCCAGGAAGGTGTCCTCCTCGAGGGTGAGGAGGAGCTCGTCCCGAAGCCGGCTCTTGCTGGCCGTGGCCAGGACCTCGGGGAGAAGGGCCGGGGGAAGGGCCTTCAGGGCCTCCTCGGCGAAGCGGAAGGCGAGCCGGGCCGCCAGGCGGGCCCCCCGGACGATGCGGCTCGGGTCCTCCACGAAGGAAAGGGGGTGGAGGGGCCTTAAAAGCCTGGCCTCCAGGTCCGAAAGGCCCCCGTAAGGGTCCAAAAGCTCCAGGGTGGCCAGGGAGAGGGCCATGGCGTTCACCGTGTAGTCCCGGCGCTCCAGGTCCTTGGCGATGGGGGCGGGCCGCACCTCCGGTAGGGCCCCGGGGTAAGGGTAGACCTCCTCCCGGCTTTCCGCCAGGTCCACGGAAAGGCCGAAGGGCAGGCGCACCCTCCCCGTGCCGAAGGCGTAGTGGAGGGCGTAACTACCCCCAAAGCGCTCCACCAAAAGGCGGGCCACCTCCTCCACCCGCACCCCCGGCTCCAACACCAGGTCTATGTCGGGGCCGGACCGCAAAAGAAGGGCGTCCCGCACCGCACCCCCCACCAGGTAGACCCCCTGGGGGAAAGCCTCCTTGAGGGCCAGAAGCACCCGCCTGACCCCCTCGGGGAGGGAAAAGAGAAGGCGCTCCCCTAAAGGGGCCTCCGGGGAGGGGCGCTTGCGGTAGAGGTCGGTGCGGGTGAAGATGCCGAGGAGCCTGTATCCCTCCCCCACCGGCTCCCCCACCAGGAGCCGTCCCCCGCCCTCCTTGAGCCTGGCCTCCGCCTGGGACAGGGGGGTGTCGGGGGGCAGGACCACGGCCCGGGCCAGAAACCCCTCCACCGGGTGGTGGGAAAGCCCCAGGCGCTCGGCCTTCTTGAGGTCCCGCCTCCTGGCGATCCCTAAAACCCTGACCCCGCCCTCGGGGAGGGGCACCACCACGGGCATGGCCCCGTACCCCCGTTCCTCCAGGACCCGCAGGGCCTCCCGCACCGTGGTGGGCTTTAAGACCTCCACGGGGGCGGTCATCACCTCCCCCAGGGTGGGCTCGGGGTCCAGGTGCTGGGCAAGGGTGGTGAGGAGGAGGTTTAGGGCCCGCCTCTCCCCCCTGACCCGGGCGAAGGCGGCCCGGGGATGCCCCCCGCCCCCCACCTGGGCCAGCCAGCGGGCCACGTCCAGGCGGGCCCGGCTTCGGGCGATGAGAAGCGCCTCCTTCCCCAGGCGCAGGACGAGGAGGACCCCGTCCGCCTCGTGCAGGTCCAGAAGGGTGTGGGCCAGGGGGGCCAGGGCAGGCACGTACCCCTCTTCTTTGGCCCGGGCCAGGAGGAGGCGAAACCCCTCCACCTCCACCACCCTGGCGCTTTTGAGAAGCTCCTGGAAGATGGCCCTGGCCTCCGGGCCCAGAGGGGCCCGGACCCAGGTCCTTACCCGGGGGATCTCGGCCCCCATGAGGGCCAGGAAGTGGGCGGCCTCCAGGTCTAAAGGCTTGGTGGAGG encodes:
- a CDS encoding CBS domain-containing protein; protein product: MRVVVAHENLDFDALGSMVLAGKLFPGSLLAVVGGLEGPLKEIAPLLEDRLDLVPASEVPLDRVTEVILVDNARPERIGPFRALVGKVPFLVFDHHPRLPGDVPAVGGRVQEVGATVSLLVPLLQERGLGLTPLEATLAYAGIWEDTGGFSFPSTKPLDLEAAHFLALMGAEIPRVRTWVRAPLGPEARAIFQELLKSARVVEVEGFRLLLARAKEEGYVPALAPLAHTLLDLHEADGVLLVLRLGKEALLIARSRARLDVARWLAQVGGGGHPRAAFARVRGERRALNLLLTTLAQHLDPEPTLGEVMTAPVEVLKPTTVREALRVLEERGYGAMPVVVPLPEGGVRVLGIARRRDLKKAERLGLSHHPVEGFLARAVVLPPDTPLSQAEARLKEGGGRLLVGEPVGEGYRLLGIFTRTDLYRKRPSPEAPLGERLLFSLPEGVRRVLLALKEAFPQGVYLVGGAVRDALLLRSGPDIDLVLEPGVRVEEVARLLVERFGGSYALHYAFGTGRVRLPFGLSVDLAESREEVYPYPGALPEVRPAPIAKDLERRDYTVNAMALSLATLELLDPYGGLSDLEARLLRPLHPLSFVEDPSRIVRGARLAARLAFRFAEEALKALPPALLPEVLATASKSRLRDELLLTLEEDTFLEALTLLEALSALYPLYRLRLPPKEPFARLKGEGKALVEARLLLLLYFQEDPMERAQALALPRCLREGLALLLRAGRGEADREALEKEPLRSAFLALFPEKEAWLAERPRVLMGRDLLEMGLQPGPKIGEILRRVAEARARGEVRTFEEELALARRLVGDGTLPSPE